The Ranitomeya imitator isolate aRanImi1 chromosome 8, aRanImi1.pri, whole genome shotgun sequence genome window below encodes:
- the PDC gene encoding phosducin, with product MEDLETQSVEEETDFEGSATNTGPKGVIHDWRRFKLVSEDQDAIPANKKEILRQMSSPYKAANKEEKDTREKFTRKMSMQEKELINVKEDENCLQKYRKQCMQDMHQRLSFGPKYGYLYELKSGDEFLEAIEKEKKSTTVIVHIFSDEIKACEALNNCLTCLALEYPTVKFCKIKSADTGAGERFATEILPTILVYKSGDLISNFINVSENLSEEFFAGDVEAFLNEYGLLPEKESHGMACDDGEGGIE from the exons GACCAAAAGGTGTCATACATGACTGGAGAAGGTTCAAGCTTGTCAGTGAAGACCAAGATGCAATACCTGCAAACAAAAAGGAAATTCTTCGGCAAATGTCTTCTCCTTACAAGGCAGCAAATAAAGAAGAGAAGGACACAAGAGAAAAATTCACTCGAAAG ATGAGTATGCAAGAAAAGGAACTCATTAATGTCAAAGAGGATGAAAACTGTCTACAAAAGTATCGCAAACAATGTATGCAAGACATGCACCAGAGGCTGAGTTTCGGCCCTAAATATGGGTACCTATATGAGCTGAAAAGTGGGGATGAATTTTTAGAAGCaatagagaaagagaaaaaaagcacTACAGTAATAGTTCATATATTTTCTGATGAGATCAAAGCTTGTGAGGCCCTGAATAACTGTTTGACCTGCCTTGCACTAGAGTATCCAACAGTAAAGTTCTGTAAAATTAAGTCAGCTGACACAGGAGCCGGAGAACGGTTCGCTACAGAAATCCTCCCAACCATACTGGTCTACAAATCAGGAGATCTAATTAGTAATTTCATCAATGTGTCTGAAAACTTGAGTGAGGAATTCTTTGCTGGTGATGTAGAGGCATTTCTTAATGAATATGGGCTTTTGCCTGAGAAAGAAAGTCACGGCATGGCATGTGATGATGGGGAGGGCGGTATTGAATAG